Proteins from a single region of Rhinatrema bivittatum chromosome 13, aRhiBiv1.1, whole genome shotgun sequence:
- the FBXO22 gene encoding F-box only protein 22 isoform X1, which translates to MSGFHAHGKSVYVLMNLAEVVERVLSFLPTQALLKAACVCRLWRECARRIIKSQQNVAWISTFGPTSGGPMSEEHALVCVMAEELQKVHVLPQTVLYIADAETFSAHGDVQRHKKARKQNGTEVAAGLENLLPRQCQILGVVTPGIVVTPMGSHSNQPQEIEEGEAGLALLFPKIDGVKIQTFQFLKEKKVFDEGKLSEAGLKNNPDLRVVLMFGFNTHRQGATRFLHQVIDPLNEKSIIIAGGQVERLSSFTSESKSCSRDAVGVVGLAFSGAKVQGATVLLGQDVDDESTAAACMQRLKAANIPEHHTIGFMFACVGRGQLYYKSKMNVEANAFRKHFPTVPLFGFFGNGEIGCDRIVTGNFILRECNDVKDDLLHGYTTVMTLIHLGSK; encoded by the exons TGTGTGCCGATTATGGAGAGAGTGTGCTCGTAGGATAATAAAGAGCCAGCAGAATGTGGCCTGGATCTCTACTTTTGGGCCCACGTCTGGTGGGCCCATGTCTGAGGAACATGCACTGGTCTGTGTGATGGCAGAGGAACTGCAG AAGGTACATGTCCTGCCACAAACTGTTCTATATATAGCTGATGCAGAGACTTTCAGTGCACATGGGGATGTTCAGAGACACAAGAAAG CAAGGAAACAAAATGGTACAGAAGTAGCAGCTGGGCTAgaaaacctgttgccaaggcagtgTCAGATTCTGGGCGTAGTCACCCCAGGGATCGTAG TTACACCAATGGGATCGCACAGCAATCAACCTCAGGAAATTGAAGAAGGAGAAGCAGGGCTAGCACTGTTGTTCCCCAAGATTGATGGGGTGAAAATACAAactttccaatttttaaaggaaaaaaaagtgtttgacGAAGGCAAGCTGTCAGAAGCAG GTCTTAAGAATAATCCAGACCTCAGAGTTGTCCTTATGTTTGGTTTCAATACCCATAGACAAGGAGCTACCCGGTTTCTTCACCAAGTAATTGACCCACTGAATGAAAAGAGCATCATTATTGCGGGTGGACAAGTGGAACGTTTGTCGTCATTTACTTCAGAAAG CAAAAGTTGCAGCAGGGATGCGGTGGGTGTGGTTGGCCTAGCTTTTAGTGGAGCCAAGGTCCAAGGCGCCACAGTCCTATTGGGCCAGGATGTGGATGACGAAAGTACGGCGGCAGCGTGCATGCAGCGCCTGAAAGCTGCCAACATCCCAGAACACCACACCATTGGCTTTATGTTTGCTTGTGTTGGCAGAGGCCAGCTGTATTACAAAAGCAAAATGAATGTGGAGGCGAATGCGTTCAGGAAGCATTTTCCCACTGTTCCCTTGTTTGGTTTCTTTGGTAATGGAGAAATTGGCTGTGATAGAATAGTCACAGGGAATTTTATACTTCGGGAATGTAATGATGTGAAGGATGATCTGCTTCATGGTTATACAACCGTTATGACCCTCATTCATCTTGGGTCTAAGTAG